A genomic stretch from Bacillus sp. N1-1 includes:
- a CDS encoding NFACT RNA binding domain-containing protein, giving the protein MSFDGMVMRAVAHETNEQLKGGRVTKIYQPYATDLLLVIRSGGKNHQLLLSANPSYARIQITQESYANPKEPPMFCMLLRKHLEGSIVEEIKQIENERIIHITFKARNDLGDLTTRTLVAEIMGRHSNVILLNESNMILDSIKHLSPSVNRHRTVLPGQDYIAPPAQNKVSPFGLTRDDFLRQIDFNAGKLSQQLVQAFGGVSPLIANEVIHRAGLANRSTLPEAFFAVFQKLEHHDYAPQMVTSSKEFFSVVELTHLAGEKRAFDSASELLDRFYYGKADRDRVKQQSNDLERFLSNELKKNEKKIKKLSRTIEQAQEADTYQLLGELLTANMHVVKRGDKQVEIQNYYDEDGGTVHIELNPQKTPSENAQAYFKRYSKAKNSISVLEEQITMAHQEIAYLEQLIQQLTSASPRDIEEIREELEEEGYIKKRRKKKKSKPTKPQLDVYLSSDGTEILVGKNNKQNEYLTNKLAARSETWLHTKDIPGSHVVIRSKEYTEETLLEAANLAAYFSKARESGSVPVDYTEVRHVKKPNGAKPGFVTYDQQNTLYVTPDQDLVFRMKK; this is encoded by the coding sequence ATGTCTTTTGACGGTATGGTAATGAGAGCCGTTGCACATGAAACGAATGAACAACTAAAAGGTGGGCGCGTCACAAAAATCTATCAGCCCTATGCGACTGATTTATTACTTGTGATTCGTTCTGGTGGGAAAAACCATCAGCTGCTTTTATCAGCTAATCCATCTTATGCAAGAATTCAAATTACGCAGGAATCTTATGCGAATCCAAAAGAACCACCAATGTTCTGCATGCTGCTTCGTAAGCACTTAGAAGGTAGTATTGTGGAAGAAATTAAACAAATTGAAAATGAACGAATCATCCACATTACGTTTAAAGCACGAAATGATCTTGGCGATTTAACGACTAGAACATTAGTTGCTGAAATTATGGGGCGCCATAGTAACGTGATTCTATTAAATGAATCGAACATGATTTTAGATAGCATTAAGCACCTTTCTCCGTCTGTAAACAGACATCGAACGGTACTTCCGGGGCAGGATTATATCGCTCCCCCTGCGCAAAACAAAGTTTCGCCATTTGGTTTAACAAGAGATGATTTTCTAAGGCAAATCGATTTTAACGCCGGGAAATTGAGCCAGCAGCTCGTGCAAGCTTTTGGTGGAGTTTCACCTCTCATCGCAAATGAAGTGATTCATAGAGCTGGCCTTGCAAATCGCTCAACGCTACCTGAAGCTTTCTTCGCTGTTTTTCAAAAACTAGAGCACCACGACTACGCGCCGCAAATGGTGACAAGTTCAAAAGAGTTCTTTTCAGTTGTTGAGCTTACCCACTTAGCTGGGGAAAAAAGAGCATTTGACTCCGCTAGTGAACTGCTCGACCGTTTCTATTATGGGAAAGCCGATCGTGATCGTGTTAAACAGCAGTCAAATGATCTCGAACGTTTTCTATCAAATGAATTAAAGAAAAACGAGAAAAAAATTAAGAAGCTATCACGTACGATCGAACAAGCCCAGGAGGCTGACACTTATCAACTGCTTGGCGAGCTGTTAACAGCAAATATGCATGTAGTAAAACGAGGCGATAAACAAGTAGAAATTCAAAACTATTATGATGAAGATGGTGGAACAGTTCATATCGAACTGAATCCACAAAAAACGCCGTCTGAGAACGCTCAAGCTTATTTCAAGCGATACAGCAAAGCAAAAAATTCCATTTCCGTTCTTGAAGAGCAGATTACGATGGCTCATCAAGAAATTGCTTACCTTGAACAGCTCATTCAGCAGCTAACTTCTGCTTCACCTCGAGATATCGAGGAAATTCGGGAAGAGCTTGAAGAAGAAGGTTACATTAAGAAGCGACGCAAAAAGAAAAAATCAAAGCCAACAAAACCTCAGCTTGATGTTTATCTTTCTTCTGACGGTACCGAAATTCTTGTTGGGAAGAATAATAAACAAAATGAGTATTTAACAAATAAGTTGGCCGCCCGAAGCGAAACGTGGCTTCATACGAAAGATATTCCTGGATCACACGTTGTGATTCGAAGTAAGGAATATACAGAGGAAACGCTACTTGAAGCAGCTAATCTCGCTGCCTACTTCAGTAAAGCACGTGAGTCTGGTTCTGTTCCAGTTGATTACACGGAAGTGCGTCACGTTAAAAAACCAAATGGTGCAAAACCCGGATTTGTGACATATGATCAGCAAAATACGTTATATGTTACACCTGATCAAGATCTTGTTTTTAGGATGAAGAAGTAA
- a CDS encoding class I SAM-dependent methyltransferase — protein MRKMQGEEFDSLVSFFDDMARTKWLGAVHDELKQASGSWEEKSVLDVGCGTGRLLLRGVEEASMLTGVDLSSEMVKASKQNFFFLNRSNKSHFSEGDACNLTFEDDTFDLSLSTCVMFLLPEPEAGMKEMIRVTKEGGKVVMLNPSLQMDQMAAFSYAKKHNMSGFEQTSLLKWSNVSTKRHRYSPNQLSEKLKGLGAKETKHVEVLDGLAIITVASL, from the coding sequence ATGAGAAAAATGCAGGGAGAAGAGTTCGATTCACTCGTATCCTTTTTTGATGATATGGCACGAACAAAGTGGCTTGGTGCCGTTCATGATGAATTAAAACAAGCTTCAGGTTCATGGGAAGAAAAATCCGTACTCGATGTAGGGTGTGGAACAGGGAGACTTCTTCTTCGTGGTGTTGAGGAAGCGAGCATGCTGACAGGTGTTGATCTATCATCTGAAATGGTTAAAGCAAGCAAACAAAACTTCTTCTTTTTAAATCGATCAAATAAAAGTCATTTTTCTGAAGGAGACGCATGCAACCTTACGTTTGAGGATGACACGTTTGATTTGTCTCTATCAACGTGCGTCATGTTTCTTTTACCTGAGCCTGAAGCAGGCATGAAAGAGATGATTCGCGTAACAAAAGAAGGCGGGAAGGTTGTGATGTTAAATCCGTCTTTACAAATGGACCAAATGGCAGCTTTCTCATATGCAAAAAAGCATAACATGAGCGGTTTTGAACAAACTTCTTTGCTAAAATGGTCGAATGTTTCAACGAAAAGGCACCGCTACTCACCAAATCAGTTAAGTGAAAAGCTAAAAGGTCTAGGTGCGAAGGAAACAAAACATGTTGAAGTACTAGATGGTTTAGCCATTATTACAGTTGCATCGTTATAA
- a CDS encoding calcium-translocating P-type ATPase, SERCA-type, which produces MNWYNMTKGEVVEELETSEGGISSDEVERRRKVFGLNQLDEAERPSMILMFLAQFKDFMVVVLLAATLISGLLGEYLDAIAIILIILMNGILGFVQERKAEKSLQALKQLSSPKMKVLRDGDWTTIPALEAVVGDIVRIESGDRIGADLRLFTCQGLQIEESALTGESLPVNKHPEAIRDEQPGPGDQQNMGFMGTLVTKGKGVGVVTATGMKTEMGKIAHLIQSADTMETPLQNRLEQLGKVLIAAALLLTALVVVLGIIQGRDVYSMFLAGVSLAVAAIPEGLPAIVTIALAIGMQKMSKRKAIVRKLPSVETLGCATVICSDKTGTLTQNKMMVTKLWAGGETWDVTGSGYSPYGDFFKGNTRVYSDEERSLKQLLTFGLLCSNARVMEKSGEYVLDGDPTEGALVAAAMKAGLTEDVREEEFTIIQEFPFDSNRKMMSIVVEDSVGKRYVIAKGAPDIVLKQCESVLWSEKKAPLRKSYEREIQEQLNAFGELALRTIAVAFKPIQNEDNMLHSVQAESRLTFVGLEGMIDPPREEVKQAVADCKTAGIKTIMITGDHVTTAKAIAHNLGILPERGKVMEGSKLSSLSVEELENQVEDIYVFARVSPEHKLKIVKALQNRGHIVAMTGDGVNDAPAIKASNIGISMGVTGTDVAKESSSLILSDDNFTTIRAAVEEGRNIYENIRKFIRYMLASNVGEILVMLFAILLMLPLPLVPIQILWVNLVTDGLPAMALGLDPAEGNVMRRDPRKPKEGVFARGLGWKIISRGIMIGACTLAAFMICYSENPNDLVQAQTVAFSTLVLAQLIHVFDCRSERSIFHRNPFENKALVLAVLSSVGLLLAVIYYEPLQPIFHTTYLSMREWMLILVFSSIPTFLLAGTTFFKRQRRRG; this is translated from the coding sequence ATGAACTGGTATAACATGACAAAGGGAGAAGTTGTTGAGGAATTGGAGACAAGCGAGGGGGGAATTAGTTCCGATGAAGTAGAGAGAAGAAGAAAAGTTTTTGGACTAAATCAATTAGATGAAGCAGAACGACCATCGATGATCTTGATGTTTTTAGCCCAATTCAAAGACTTTATGGTCGTCGTCCTCCTGGCGGCTACGCTTATATCGGGATTACTTGGAGAGTATCTTGATGCGATCGCCATTATCCTAATCATCCTAATGAACGGGATCCTTGGCTTTGTACAAGAACGAAAAGCAGAAAAATCCCTCCAGGCATTAAAACAGTTATCATCGCCAAAGATGAAGGTGCTTCGTGATGGTGATTGGACGACCATACCTGCATTAGAAGCGGTTGTAGGGGATATTGTTCGAATTGAAAGCGGAGACCGGATTGGGGCTGATTTACGCCTATTTACTTGTCAGGGGTTACAAATTGAAGAATCAGCGCTTACCGGGGAATCACTACCTGTAAACAAGCATCCAGAGGCGATACGAGATGAACAACCTGGCCCTGGTGATCAGCAAAACATGGGTTTTATGGGAACACTTGTAACGAAAGGAAAAGGCGTTGGAGTCGTGACAGCAACTGGGATGAAAACAGAGATGGGAAAAATCGCTCACCTCATTCAATCCGCTGATACGATGGAAACGCCTCTTCAAAATCGATTAGAGCAGTTAGGTAAAGTGCTAATAGCTGCAGCCCTTCTTTTAACGGCACTAGTTGTCGTGCTAGGGATTATTCAGGGACGCGATGTCTATAGCATGTTTTTAGCTGGTGTATCCCTCGCTGTCGCAGCCATCCCTGAAGGCTTGCCTGCAATCGTTACAATTGCCCTTGCGATCGGCATGCAAAAAATGAGTAAACGAAAAGCCATTGTTCGAAAACTTCCATCTGTAGAAACATTAGGATGTGCGACCGTTATTTGTTCAGATAAGACCGGTACACTTACACAAAACAAAATGATGGTTACAAAGCTGTGGGCAGGCGGAGAGACGTGGGATGTTACCGGGTCTGGCTACTCTCCTTATGGCGACTTCTTTAAAGGCAATACACGCGTTTATTCTGATGAGGAACGCTCGCTGAAGCAGCTCCTTACTTTTGGATTACTATGTAGCAATGCGAGAGTGATGGAAAAAAGCGGCGAATACGTTCTTGACGGTGATCCAACGGAAGGGGCACTCGTTGCCGCAGCAATGAAGGCCGGATTAACGGAAGATGTGAGGGAAGAAGAATTTACAATCATCCAGGAATTCCCTTTTGACTCCAACCGAAAAATGATGAGCATAGTAGTTGAAGATTCAGTTGGAAAACGGTACGTGATCGCAAAAGGTGCACCTGATATTGTTCTTAAGCAGTGTGAATCGGTGTTATGGAGTGAGAAAAAAGCGCCGCTTCGCAAAAGCTATGAAAGAGAAATTCAGGAGCAGTTAAATGCATTTGGTGAATTAGCTCTAAGAACGATCGCCGTAGCTTTTAAACCGATCCAAAATGAAGACAATATGCTTCATAGCGTACAAGCTGAATCTCGCTTAACCTTTGTTGGATTAGAGGGAATGATCGATCCGCCACGTGAAGAAGTGAAGCAGGCTGTAGCTGATTGTAAAACCGCCGGGATCAAGACGATTATGATTACTGGTGATCATGTGACAACAGCTAAAGCGATTGCCCATAATTTAGGGATTCTACCTGAGCGTGGCAAAGTTATGGAAGGAAGTAAGCTCTCTTCCTTGAGCGTAGAAGAACTTGAAAATCAAGTAGAAGACATATACGTGTTTGCGCGTGTATCGCCAGAACACAAATTAAAAATTGTTAAAGCTCTTCAAAATAGAGGTCACATCGTCGCGATGACAGGAGATGGGGTGAATGATGCCCCTGCGATTAAAGCTTCCAATATCGGTATTTCAATGGGAGTGACTGGGACAGACGTAGCAAAAGAATCATCATCGCTCATATTAAGCGACGACAATTTTACAACGATCAGAGCGGCAGTAGAAGAAGGGCGAAACATCTATGAAAATATTCGAAAATTCATTCGCTATATGCTGGCCTCAAACGTTGGCGAAATTCTTGTCATGCTTTTTGCGATATTACTGATGCTGCCCCTTCCGCTCGTACCGATTCAAATTCTTTGGGTCAATCTCGTGACGGATGGGCTGCCAGCAATGGCGCTTGGGCTTGACCCTGCAGAGGGTAATGTGATGAGGCGAGATCCGCGTAAGCCAAAAGAAGGTGTTTTTGCTAGAGGATTAGGATGGAAAATCATCTCTCGCGGTATCATGATAGGAGCCTGTACACTTGCTGCCTTTATGATTTGCTATAGTGAAAATCCGAATGATCTTGTTCAGGCACAAACTGTTGCTTTCTCTACACTCGTGCTCGCTCAATTGATTCATGTGTTTGACTGTCGAAGTGAACGATCGATCTTTCATCGTAACCCTTTTGAGAATAAGGCTCTTGTCCTTGCGGTACTATCTTCGGTTGGGTTACTGCTCGCAGTCATCTATTATGAACCTCTTCAACCGATTTTCCATACAACTTATTTATCGATGAGAGAATGGATGCTTATATTAGTCTTCTCTAGCATTCCAACGTTCCTATTAGCAGGTACAACCTTTTTTAAAAGACAACGCCGCAGAGGGTAA